In Bacillus carboniphilus, the sequence TTCCAAGGTCAATCCCAATATCCCTAGCAAACATAGCTCCCCAAATCCTCCTAACAACATTTACTAAACGCACCTTATCTTTCTAATTGTCTATTTTACCATAAAACGTATGACATAAGACATAGAAACATGGGAAATTTGACAAATTTTATATATTTCCGGGGAAATTTGTCGAATGGTTGAGGAATGTTGTTAGTTCTGGAGCGATGGATTGTAAATGAGGTAGCGTTATGGAGGCATTTCATTACATAAAAAATGCCCGAGCACTCACTCTCGGGCAGGCATTTCCTATGGTCGATGTGGGAATTCTCCGTCTAGTGCAATGATGAAGTTGAGACCTACATACGGTTGACGGTTATTGTGAGGCTGATTTCCGCCTGTAAGTCCTATGTTTTGAATGTTCATTTGCACATCCGGTGCAGTGGTTGAATACAAAGAGGATGAACCTCTACCTAAGTTTGACCAGGATGCTTCACTTGGATTACTCGTCGTAGGTGAAGAACTAGCTTTCGCATAGTGGTTATGATAGGGCATTTGTTGAGTAGTGATGGTAACGGTATTTGCTCCACCTCTATAACCTAATTGCCTAGGAGTTAATCCCGATCCACTTCCAGCATGCATAGGAGCTCTTCCCCTGAAATCCGGGAGCGCGAAAGTTGTTTTCCCGTCACCTCCATAAGTAACTCCTAATAATGAAAATAATGCAGTATTCTGTGAAATTGGGATGAGCTGTCCTTCACAAAAGGCCCAGCCCCTTGGAGCAAAATTCCCGGCAAACAATCTGATTTCCCCAATAAATTGGTCCATGTTAATCCCTCCTAATTCCTCGACGGAAATATTCCCTGTAGCGCAATACAATAATTTACTACTGTGTAAGGTTGTCTATTTTCATGTGGCGATCCATCACCGGTTGCGGATAGTGAGTTTGATGACATAGGTGTAGTTGGGGTTGCGGCAAATGGTTTCGTTGAAGATGCTGTCCAGACATTGTTGGTCAATATTGGAGTATTGGGCTCCCCATTTGATCCTGAGACAGTATGATTATGTGCTGGTATTTCTGAAACGGTTAAGGTATGTCTCTCTTCCCCTCCCATTTCACCCAGTCTAGTAGACTGTTGATCAGGGTGTACTGGAACTCTTCCATTTAAGTTCGGTAGACAAAAGGTGGTTTGCCCATTTCCACCATAGGTTGTTCCTAACAGGGCATAAAGCGCTTGGTTTTGTGCAATCGATAATGTCTGACCGTTGCATTGCGCCCAGCCTCTTGGCGCGTACGGTATAGAAAATGCTCTTACTTCTCCAAGAAATGGTTCTGACATGGTTAATTCCTCCTTTTAATTACTAATTCTGTGGCGGGTATACACCCCAGAGACAAATAATATAGTTTACAGCGAGTGATGGCATCAGATTGTCATGTGGTTGCCCTCCACCAACACTGCCAATTATTTGTGGATGCAATGTATTACTAGGATTCGCATCCGCTGAATATTGTTGATTTTTTGTGGCCCATGTTGCATCTTGAGGACTACCTAAATCCCCAGAATTAGGGCTCGCCATGACTTGGTGACTATGAGGTGGTAAATGAGTCGGTGAAAGAGTAACAGACTCAGTTCCTCCTCTTTCCCCTAGTGTGTATATGGTTCCGAATGTGCTTTGACCTTGATGAATCGGTAGCCGACCTCGCAAATCTGGAAGAGCAAAGTTTGTTTGGCCATCTCCTCCGTAAGTTGTACCGATGAGACTAAATAGAAGTTCATTTTCTGAGATTGATAAGAGTTGTCCATCACAAAAGGCCCATCCTACTGGTGCAAAATTCCCTCCAAAAATCCTAATTTCTCCAACGTAAGCTTCCATTTCATTCCACCCTTTTCCTTATTCCGCCCTAAGCGGTGTTGCGGCTTTTCCATTGCATTTTAATATATGGGACTTCTTCCTTAGCTAGTACAAATCCAAGTGTTTTATAGAATCTAATAGCGTGCGTATTTTCATAAAATACTTGGAGAGTAATGGATTCATATTTTTCCATGAGCGAAAGGAGAACTCTCCTTCCAATCCCTTTTGATCGGTGAGATGGTATAACAAAGACGTCC encodes:
- a CDS encoding phage tail protein yields the protein MEAYVGEIRIFGGNFAPVGWAFCDGQLLSISENELLFSLIGTTYGGDGQTNFALPDLRGRLPIHQGQSTFGTIYTLGERGGTESVTLSPTHLPPHSHQVMASPNSGDLGSPQDATWATKNQQYSADANPSNTLHPQIIGSVGGGQPHDNLMPSLAVNYIICLWGVYPPQN
- a CDS encoding phage tail protein → MSEPFLGEVRAFSIPYAPRGWAQCNGQTLSIAQNQALYALLGTTYGGNGQTTFCLPNLNGRVPVHPDQQSTRLGEMGGEERHTLTVSEIPAHNHTVSGSNGEPNTPILTNNVWTASSTKPFAATPTTPMSSNSLSATGDGSPHENRQPYTVVNYCIALQGIFPSRN
- a CDS encoding phage tail protein, giving the protein MDQFIGEIRLFAGNFAPRGWAFCEGQLIPISQNTALFSLLGVTYGGDGKTTFALPDFRGRAPMHAGSGSGLTPRQLGYRGGANTVTITTQQMPYHNHYAKASSSPTTSNPSEASWSNLGRGSSSLYSTTAPDVQMNIQNIGLTGGNQPHNNRQPYVGLNFIIALDGEFPHRP